A portion of the Acanthopagrus latus isolate v.2019 chromosome 21, fAcaLat1.1, whole genome shotgun sequence genome contains these proteins:
- the pask gene encoding PAS domain-containing serine/threonine-protein kinase — MSLSTEAHFGLSQSSRGKGDTICVVPDLSSDVLEDDFDLNKSYPCTRRPMYKKSLLALQRRYYPGSLRDERFDGCTSIAARNCQISSLHPCSQVSAASLPHLSTVPELEESLFSQLFSGDFSLPGSPSAFNPNKAILTVDHKTREILSANEQACKLFECTTSDLIGKNLSCILKKTTQVLEEALEQDFPLVDGSVAAVSGKVVDVVTPSGEVPVSVCTHRQSQNEENWLVMMENVDRLSAFLSFSQDGSILTCDSAFAQVHGYYHPDELIGASVKELIPSLQIPLRSNALPKMLRVQRVCGKSRSGASVPLCIKLQGEVVCGRPQHLWDNNGTGCTCPTESLERSDSQDTQPHSPLTSSVCESGGSNPEHCDQPHGARHSSEVKGDGIVLPQSPSLEYSGTVWVLAPLSGLLLLHPDGSIYSIRNHLALSLFGYNMDELLRKSVTFLMPGFYGWMSDSDRKSSSFSEFHAEATKSTASSKISKCDPSSLVAGDMATVHNAVQRRTSAGRGRIFTGTCTRLEKPSSALSTLCPPAVSSTRVVMEDDTTELMEEAAQVAPCSSQLDSADTTQALLKTFAWVEPPEENTYSLITTGPPQDSQDQQHSYTQHGNAASRVGGNSPDVGKDRRLSATVLQDSSFEVISLESRSSSGFCEKFAGNGGSDPGQTEDSRSAHIVDSASCFLDLNSNGDVVIHALADLDLNSSIELLGSGGHSDDNQHSMISCDTDELLRTPSPCLVESDHEAEPFEAGNTGAGVEASNPSSGEQLQKGQVEKDQSATMSTIHKENSQGFCIQVNDGIQSTADIPATSTPKKQKVNGHSNNTQILEGRYIRNAYRRDGTRVDLQCDVHRTDLLDGSSLYCVWMSRPGQQGTLLQTDRSLHNQSGASLGERIFEASHGEALRSTMDLEQSQACDGQFEEEYQPLKAVGKGAFGFVWKAVRRSDGEEVVVKFISKVRIVNDCWVDDPMLGRVSQEIAILTRVQHHNIVKVLEVFENGSYFQMVMEKHGDGVDLFEFIDMQPRLDEPLASYIFRQLVAAVFYLRSKNILHRDIKDENIIIDKCFHIRLIDFGSAAVMTPSKVFYNFCGTLEYCSPEVLRGNPYEGPELEMWSLGVLLYTLLFSENPFCGVEEILEAKLKPPFPLSEDLQGVLCGLLQPDPAQRMTLDQLLLQSWISQPISLADYSWTEVVPATQNYCSPQYQEPSPKLYIGQGLFPDQGDETLPDDEEEEEDEDDRLSMVALETELQKYLHED, encoded by the exons ATGTCGCTGTCGACTGAGGCTCATTTCGGGTTGAGCCAAAGCAGCAGAGGTAAAGGAGACACCATTTGTGTGGTGCCCGACCTCAGCTCTGATGTCCTGGAAGATGACTTCGACCTAAATAAGTCCTACCCATGTACTCGGAGACCAATGTACAAAAAGAGCCTTTTGGCACTGCAACGTCGTTATTATCCTGGCTCCTTGAGAG ATGAACGTTTTGATGGTTGCACCTCCATCGCAGCAAGAAACTGCCAGATCTCTAGCTTACATCCTTGCTCCCAGGTTTCTGCTGCCTCCCTGCCACACCTCTCCACTGTGCCTGAGTTGGAGGAAAGCTTGTTCAGTCAACTGTTCTCCGGAGATTTCAGCCTACCAGGATCTCCATCTGCCTTCAACCCCAATAAAGCCATTCTGACTGTTGACCATAAAACCAGAGAG ATTTTGTCAGCAAATGAGCAAGCCTGCAAACTGTTTGAGTGCACCACCAGTGACCTAATTGGAAAAAATCTGTCCTGCATCTTGAAGAAAACCACTCAGGTTCTGGAGGAAGCATTGGAGCAAGATTTTCCACTTGTTGATGGAAGTGTTGCAGCTGTGTCTGGGAAAGTG GTGGATGTTGTGACACCATCTGGAGAGGTGCCAGTGTCAGTATGTACCCACAGACAGTCACAAAATGAAGAGAACTGGCTTGTCATGATGGAAAATGTGGACCGGCTGTCAGCCTTTCTGTCCTTTTCACAAGAT GGCAGCATTCTAACCTGTGACTCAGCATTTGCACAAGTCCATGGATACTACCATCCCGACGAGTTAATAGGAGCGTCTGTTAAGGAACTAATCCCTTCTTTACAAATCCCCCTCCGCAGTAATGCATTGCCCAAA ATGCTAAGGGTTCAGAGAGTGTGTGGTAAAAGCAGAAGTGGTGCCTCAGTCCCACTGTGTATCAAACTTCAGGGGGAAGTGGTATGTGGGAGGCCCCAACACCTATGGGACAACAATGGGACTGGTTGCACCTGCCCAACAGAGAGTCTTGAAAGATCAGATTCACAGGACACACAGCCAcactctcctctcacctcctctgtttgtGAGTCAGGGGGCTCAAACCCTGAACACTGTGACCAGCCTCATGGAGCACGGCATTCCTCTG AAGTCAAAGGGGATGGCATCGTCCTCCCCCAGAGTCCTTCACTAGAGTACTCTGGAACAGTGTGGGTGCTTGCTCCTCTGAGCGgtctcctcctgcttcacccTGATGGCTCAATCTACAGCATCCGCAACCACCTGGCTCTCAGTCTGTTTGGCTACAACATGGACGAGCTGCTGAGAAAG AGTGTTACGTTTTTGATGCCTGGTTTCTATGGATGGATGTCGGACTCGGACAGAAAATCCAGCTCTTTCTCTGAATTTCATGCAGAGGCTACTAAAAGTACAGCATCatccaaaatatcaaaatgtg ACCCTTCCTCACTCGTGGCTGGTGATATGGCCACAGTGCATAATGCTGTCCAGCGAAGAACCTCCGCAGGGAGAGGAAGGATCTTCACAGGAACCTGCACCAGGCTGGAGAAACCCAGCAGCGCTTTGTCTACCCTTTGTCCCCCTGCTGTCTCCTCTACTCGTGTGGTTAT GGAGGATGACACTACAGAGCTGATGGAAGAGGCAGCCCAGGTTGCTCCCTGCAGCAGCCAGCTGGACAGCGCAGACACCACTCAGGCACTCCTCAAGACATTTGCCTGGGTGGAACCTCCAGAAGAAAACACCTATAGCCTGATTACCACTGGACCACCACAAGATTCTCAAGACCAGCAGCATAGCT ACACTCAGCATGGAAATGCTGCCAGCAGGGTGGGTGGTAACTCTCCAGATGTAGGCAAAGACCGCCGCTTATCTGCCACTGTCCTCCAAGACTCTAGCTTTGAGGTCATCTCACTGGAAAGCAG GTCCTCCTCTGGCTTCTGTGAAAAGTTTGCTGGTAATGGTGGTTCTGATCCAGGCCAGACTGAGGACTCTCGCTCAGCACACATAGTGGATTCCGCCAGCTGTTTCCTAGACCTTAACAGCAACGGTGATGTGGTGATCCACGCCCTGGCAGACCTGGATCTGAACAGTAGTATAGAGCTGCTTGGCAGTGGAGGGCACAGTGATGATAACCAACACTCCATGATATCCTGCGATACAGATGAGCTCCTGCGTACACCCTCTCCTTGTTTGGTAGAGTCTGACCATGAAGCGGAACCTTTTGAGGCTGGGAACACTGGTGCTGGTGTAGAGGCCAGCAACCCCTCAAGTGGAGAGCAACTACAGAAAGGACAGGTCGAGAAGGATCAGTCAGCAACTATGTCTACGATTCATAAAGAAAACAGCCAAGGGTTCTGCATACAAGTGAACGATGGGATTCAGTCAACGGCAGACATTCCTGCCACATCCACTCCAAAGAAACAGAAGGTGAATGGACACTCCAATAATACACAAATCCTGGAGGGGCGATACATACGAAACGCATACCGCAGAGATGGCACAAGAGTAG ATTTGCAGTGTGATGTGCACAGGACTGACCTCCTTGATGGAAGTtctctgtactgtgtgtggATGAGTCGGCCGGGCCAGCAGGGTACTCTGTTGCAGACAGATCGATCACTGCACAACCAATCAGGAGCCAGTCTGGGAGAG aGGATTTTTGAAGCCAGCCATGGGGAAGCGCTACGCTCCACCATGGACCTGGAGCAGTCTCAAGCCTGTGACGGGCAGTTTGAGGAAGAATACCAGCCTCTTAAAGCTGTGGGGAAAGGAGCCTTTGGTTTTGTCTGGAAGGCAGTAAGGCGCAGTGATGGAGAAGaa GTGGTGGTGAAGTTTATTAGCAAGGTCAGGATAGTGAATGACTGCTGGGTTGATGACCCCATGCTGGGACGAGTCAGCCAGGAGATCGCCATACTGACAAGAGTACAGCACCACAACATAGTCAAG GTGCTGGAGGTGTTCGAGAATGGGAGTTACTtccagatggtgatggagaaaCATGGAGATGGCGTGGACCTTTTTGAATTCATAGACATGCAACCGAGGCTGGATGAGCCCCTGGCTAGCTACATCTTCAGACAG CTTGTCGCCGCTGTCTTCTATCTGAGGTCTAAGAACATCCTTCACAGGGACATAAAAGATGAGAACATCATCATCGACAAATGTTTCCACATTCGACTGATAGATTTTGGCTCTGCTGCCGTGATGACACCCAGCAAGGTCTTTTACAATTTCTGTGGTACTCTGGAGTACTGCTCCCCGGAGGTGCTTCGAGGAAATCC CTATGAGGGTCCGGAGCTGGAGATGTGGTCTCTTGGTGTGTTGCTCTACACTCTGCTGTTCAGTGAGAACCCTTTCTGTGGCGTGGAGGAGATTCTGGAGGCCAAACTAAAGCCCCCATTCCCCCTCTCTGAAG ACCTGCAGGGTGTGTTATGtgggctgctgcagcctgatcCCGCTCAGAGAATGACTCTGGACCAGCTGCTCTTGCAGTCCTGGATCAGCCAGCCCATTTCTCTGGCAGACTACAGCTGGACAGAAGTTGTCCCTGCGACTCAGAACTACT GCTCACCACAGTACCAGGAACCTAGTCCTAAACTCTACATTGGGCAAGGTTTGTTCCCGGATCAAGGTGATGAAACTCTTcctgatgatgaggaggaggaagaagatgaggatgaCAGGTTGTCGATGGTGGCCCTGGAAACAGAGCTTCAGAAGTACCTCCATGAGGACTGA